One region of Miscanthus floridulus cultivar M001 chromosome 19, ASM1932011v1, whole genome shotgun sequence genomic DNA includes:
- the LOC136526534 gene encoding uncharacterized protein — MATFYALHDVEAKEKGEVMVVKGHDKALKAVNLDEPRAQVYLGCMGGEQDQHWYLDSGASNHMTGSKEGFSELDGNMTDTVKFGDGSRVAIRGHDTIIFRCQNGEHSALTDVYYIPQLRSSIISIGQLGECGCDVLIESRILMIRDRERHLLTKVEHPVCLTTRHTKEPWLWYARFGHLSFNALGRLEKMVRGLPHIKHTSELCDSCLARK; from the exons atggcgacattctatgcactgcacgatgttgaggctaaggagaagggagaggtgatggtggtgaaagggcACGataaggctctgaaggctgtcaacctcgacgaaccacgcgcccaagtctaCCTCGGATGTATGGGTGGCGAACAGGATCAGCATTGGTAcctagactctggtgccagcaaccacatgacgggctctaaGGAAGGCTTCTCCGAGCTCGATGGTAACATGACCgacacggtgaagttcggtgacggctcaagggtggccatccgagggcacgacaccatcatctttaggtgccaaaATGGCGAGCACAGTGCGctgacggatgtatattacatcccacagctgcgttcaagcatcatcagcattggccagctgggtGAGTGCGGATGTGATGTACTGATCGAGAGCAGGATCCTGATGATTCGAGATCGGGAGCGGCATCTTCTCACGAAG gtggagcaccCGGTGTGCCTGACAACACGGCACACCAAGGAGCCGTGGCTATGGTATGCCcggttcggccatctcagcttcaacgcgcttggtcggcttgagaagatggtccgagggctgccccacatcaagcacacaagcgagctgtgtgacagctgcttgGCCAGGAAATAG
- the LOC136529548 gene encoding beta-1,2-xylosyltransferase XYXT1-like: MKPPAPLPRSGSKKGRAAAFCNLPLLLLIGAIQFLVIYSPAIDRYMVMVTKGKPGFPSLLLDGRRGFKLVEEESILEPRVRCDFADPRSDVCELEGAIRIRGSTSEVFVVAPAGADGLLAANVTGLAPGMNATSWTIQPYTRKSEARVMRSIATLTVRVVSPGDAPPCTVRHDVPAVVYSNGGYCGNYYHDFNDNIIPLFVTARHLGGEVQLLVAQKQAWWFHKYREIVDGLTNYEAVDLGGGDSDGEEVRCFRRATLGLRSHKDLSIDPRRAPRNLSMVDFKRFLMWRYALPREHAIRTDEEEAAGAGRRRPRLLVVTRRSRRRFVNLPEIVALAEEVGFDVTASDLMSASSATASAKNKAAGGVGDEGHSRMADASKLVNSFDAMVAVHGSGLTNLVFLPMNAVVVQVVPLGRMEGLAMDEYGVPPRDMNMRYLQYNITAEESTLSEVYPRAHPVLLDPMPIHEQSWSLVKDVYLGKQDVRLDVRRFRPVLLKAIQLLR, from the exons ATGAAGCCGCCGGCGCCGCTGCCGAGGAGCGGGAGCAAGAAGGGCAGGGCCGCCGCCTTCTGCAACCTCCCGCTGCTCCTCCTCATCGGCGCTATCCAGTTCCTCGTCATCTACTCCCCCGCCATCGATCGCTACATGGTCATGGTCACCAAAG GCAAGCCCGGGTTCCCGTCGCTGCTGCTGGACGGCAGGAGAGGCTTcaagctggtggaggaggagtCCATCCTGGAGCCCCGTGTGCGGTGCGACTTCGCGGACCCGAGGTCGGACGTGTGCGAGCTGGAGGGCGCCATCCGCATCCGCGGCAGCACGTCGGAGGTGTTCGTGGTGGCCCCCGCCGGCGCCGATGGTCTGCTGGCGGCGAACGTGACGGGCCTTGCTCCCGGGATGAACGCGACGAGCTGGACGATCCAGCCGTACACGCGCAAGAGCGAGGCGCGCGTGATGCGGAGCATCGCGACGCTGACGGTGCGCGTGGTGTCCCCCGGCGACGCGCCGCCGTGCACGGTGCGGCACGACGTCCCGGCCGTGGTGTACTCCAACGGCGGCTACTGCGGCAACTACTACCACGACTTCAACGACAACATCATCCCGCTGTTCGTCACGGCGCGCCACCTGGGCGGCGAGGTGCAGCTACTGGTGGCGCAGAAGCAGGCGTGGTGGTTCCACAAGTACCGGGAGATCGTGGACGGGCTCACCAACTACGAGGCCGTGGACCTCGGCGGCGGGGACAGCGATGGGGAGGAGGTGCGGTGCTTCCGCAGAGCCACGCTCGGGCTGCGCAGCCACAAGGACCTGAGCATCgacccgcgccgcgcgccgcggaACCTGTCCATGGTCGACTTCAAGCGCTTCCTCATGTGGCGGTACGCGCTGCCGCGGGAGCACGCCATCcggacggacgaggaggaggccgccgGGGCCGGACGGCGGAGGCCACGGCTGCTCGTCGTCACCCGCCGGTCGCGGCGGCGGTTCGTCAACCTCCCGGAGATCGTGGCGCTGGCGGAGGAGGTCGGGTTCGACGTGACGGCGTCGGACCTGATGTCGGCGTCGTCGGCGACGGCGTCGGCCAAGAACAAGGCCGCCGGCGGGGTCGGGGACGAAGGGCACTCGCGCATGGCGGACGCGTCGAAGCTGGTGAACTCGTTCGACGCGATGGTGGCGGTGCACGGGTCCGGGCTGACCAACCTGGTGTTCCTGCCGATGAACGCGGTGGTCGTGCAGGTGGTGCCGCTGGGGCGGATGGAGGGGCTGGCCATGGACGAGTACGGGGTGCCGCCGCGGGACATGAACATGCGGTACCTGCAGTACAACATCACGGCGGAGGAGAGCACGCTGTCGGAGGTGTACCCGAGGGCGCACCCCGTGCTGCTGGACCCCATGCCCATCCACGAGCAGAGCTGGTCGCTCGTCAAGGACGTCTACCTCGGGAAGCAGGACGTCAGGCTCGACGTCCGCCGGTTCAGGCCCGTCCTCCTCAAGGCCATCCAGCTGCTCCGGTGA